DNA sequence from the Armigeres subalbatus isolate Guangzhou_Male chromosome 1, GZ_Asu_2, whole genome shotgun sequence genome:
cgccattctatccggataaaaatgttgtgtgagaatacttcctcacagggggaccatgaaaaatcacactccgcttaatggattaatcgcaggtttttattcatatgagtgagaattccgaagcctgatgGAAACTATTAAAGAATTTAGTTTGTTCTATTATAATTTTTTGTCAATGTTGCCTATAACTTTAAACTGTTCTAACAATGCGTTAAATCAGTGCgccaatgccagatatgtgacgcggcactaaacaaaaatagtcaacatgtgataccaccacgacaggatatgtctttggttgccatatcagtgctaatgccGTAAGCTACCGCGGCAAGATCACAAATCCGAGGGGAGggactttgaaaaaatgaaatcagaattgcgtacataatgtaaaaccaatttaataaaaattccgcggaaaaaaaaaaaaaaaattcgtttcgtttcgtaaaatttcgaattaaatggaccttgatttcgtatcgtttcgaattttcgaaagtaaatctatgtttcgtttcgttccgtttcgaatcatcatagacattttaaatttcgtttcatttcgtttcgttaggaaaaagtgtgttatcgcatacccttactgtTTGCACACTTGAGATCGGCCGCCTCCCTCGTGTCGCACTCTTTGATCGAAAAGGATTCGCCACACGTGTCGCAGTGCGGCTTCATGCAGCAGTTCCTGGtaccgtgcccgaaattgaagcagttagtgcactgcgtgacgtcacGGTGCACTGGTCGATATCGCTTACAGTCAACGaaggtgtaatttataacgccgaaCTGCTTCAGGATTTTCCAGGTGGTGGAACCGTGCTCCaaatggatcaggtaaagctggtcgcaaTATCTTCTcaccttgtcgtgacgagcgatcttgtgcacggccactGGCTTCATTCCGCAACTTTCGTGCTCTGCTTTTagctcctcttccttcatgtcgtggagtcttgtggacctcgaggaactctaCGACGGATTTATGGTGGTCCCTATTgaccggcatcactttcacttcctcgctgcagagccgaaacgtacatttcagcccttttGCGATTAATTAGCGAATTTCGGACGAATGTTCATTGTTGGAATTCATTGGAATAAATAGTACTAGTCCGTCTAATGACAAGCGAATACATTCCACTGAACAAGCTCTGAAAATAATTCTCTTTTCATTTACAATGTTTCCCACCCTTTAGGACCAGCGTTTTGGGGCCTTATCAATCCGGAATGGTCCCTCTGTAACAAAGGCCGTCGCCAGAGTCCGGTGAACCTGGAACCGCAACGTTTGCTCTTCGATCCCAACCTCCGATCGTTGCATATCGACAAACACCGAGTGAGTATGACCAAATCTACTTACATGACGGTTCGTTTCTCTTACGATGAAACATCTTCCAGGTGAGTGGATCGATAGCCAACACCGGCCACAGTGTGATCTTCACCGTGAACAATGAAACCGCCCCGTCCAGTGGGATACTGCAGGTTCCGGTGAACCTGACAGGGGGCCCACTATCGTATCGGTATCGCTTCCATGAGATTCACGTCCATTACGGACTGCACGATCAGTTCGGATCGGAACACAGCGTCGAGGGGTACACCTTTCCGGCGGAGGTTTGACGCAACAAGAGTGAATCTcgaaattttgtcgaaattatattttctttcGCAGATCCAAATTTTCGGATACAACTCGCAGCTGTACGCCAACTTCAGCGATGCCATATTTCGAGCGCAAGGAATCGTCGGCGTGGCCATACTGGTCCAACTGGGTGACCTCTCCAATCCAGAGCTTCGGATGCTCACGGACCAGCTGGAGAGGATACGATTCGGCGGAGCGACGGCCCCGGTGCGGAGGCTTTCAGTGCGAGATCTCCTACCCGATACGGAGCACTATATGACGTACGAGGGGTCAACGACGGCGCCAGCCTGTCACGAAACTGTGACGTGGATCGTGATGAACAAACCGATCTACATCACCAAACAGCAGGTGAAATTTACCTAATATTGAAACTGACGATTCGTATAAAATGttaatcgaaaacattgaatATTTTACAGCTGCATGCGTTCCGAAGGTTGATGCAGGGAGGGAATGACCACCCGAAAGCACCACTGGGGAACAACTTCCGGCCGCCTCAACCGTTGTTGCATCGTCCCGTGCGGACGAACATTGACTTTCGAAATAAACAGGAAAAAGGGGGAAAAATATGTCCAACTATGTACAAGGACGTTCACTATAAAGGTAAATCCTATCTAATGAATTATATTAcgcaaaaatctaaaataactttTTGTCATGTCATTTTCTTCATTCTCTCCCAACAGCTAATAGTTGGAAACACAACTGAGCGCCGAAAGCGGCAACAATCTGAGTTCGCCGGACTGAGTCTCGAAGAGATGGGCGGCGACGGTGACGGCCGAAAtggcaacgacgacgacgacgatggcgaGGACGATGACGACAGTTTGGTCACCTTCGGTTGACCAAACTTCATCCAAACATGCTTCCAATTGTACAGTGAACTAGTTGAGGAGTTCCAGAGGATAGAAACGAAACAAAACTAAAGTCAATACTTACAAAGTCGCTAAAagaaatcagtaaaaaaaatgtagCTAAACGAAatgaaacaaatcaaaatgtAACCAAGCCAAGCGGACGAACGGGCAGCCCGACTTGATAAGAAACTGAAAATAAGATGGATGTAAGCTTGGCAAACAAATGTTAAGTTCTGTATACTTTGAGTTAACTTTCGCACGCTCCCAGTCACAATCGGATCACGATGGTTCTTTGAGTTGGCGTGCTGTGGTCAGCACGAACGCATTATTCGTTCAGACCCAACAAATTGGCTCGAATGGTATGTGGGCGAGTACGAGTTTGAATGAATGTGCTGGAAACGAGTGAAGAAGTCAAAATAGACGAAATAGTGTTTGCCCTTCGTATAGTGGTACCGAGTTCGCGAGTAGAATAAAAATGCATCACGTGCGAACATCATTGGATTGGGCGAGCTGGGTAGTCAAAATGGTCGGGAGTGGAAAATGGAATTGAAAGTTGAAAGACTCATGACTAGGGAGTGAAGAGTGAAGAGCCACCCTAATCGGGGAGATGTTTCCAGAATAAGGGCAACCTCATCTGTTtgttttttgggcacttatatAAACTGGcaggaccctccttagccgtgcggtaagatgcgcggctatgaagtaagaccatactgagggtggctgggttcgattcccagtcagATCTGGagaattgtctcgatttccctgggcataagctgcgaggcggcaatatctTAGTGGagaatgtaataccaataaagaagaaaaagaagaagataaacTGGAAATGATTCGGAGCTGAACTTAAATTCAAGTTGtgctgaaaataaaatcaacaggAATTAGAGTTGTTTGCCGGTCTAGAAATCGTCGGTAGGCGCCTGCGTTTGTCATGattttgctgttttttttttcttttaagaAATCCTCTGaacattctttggaatttctcggaattaggaaaaatagcaaattctTTGGGATTTCCTCGTGAAATTCTATGGGAATTGCTCggcaaattctttaaaattttcttcggccaattctacggaatttccttggcgaattcttcgggaataacttggaaaatttttcggatgttTTTCGGGAagttctttgagaattcctcggGATTAACTACGAAAATTGCTTTTTTAGTTTCCTCGGCAAATTCTCAAAAATTTCGTCGGCCATttcattggaatttctttggcaaATTAGTCAAAGTCCTCGAATTTTTAAGATAACTTTTCGAGATtcgtctttttcttcttcaatggatcTGCATTCCAACGGaaacttgttttttttagattctcggaaaatcctttcaaattttctcgggatattcttcaaaaaaaatctcggGAAATTGGTCACAATTCGTTCAGGAAGTTCTTCTGTAGTTCCTCGGCAAACTTTTTGGAAGATTCTCAGTAGGTTGTTTGGCATTTGCTCGGGAATTCATTCGCCATACTTCTCTGGGTTTTCTTTCCTAGGGAAATTTTGTTCCTTGAACTTCCTTGAAAAATTCTGCCAATTTTTCTCGgcgtatttttttttggaatttcctcaggaaattctaaagaagtcGCTGAAGATATTATTTAGATTTTATATCAGCAAATATTCACGCgagattctttggaatttccacggaagaatCTTTAAATATTCCACAGAAAATATTtcgcgaaattcttcggattttctaTGGAATTTCTGCTGATTTTTTATTCGACGTGAGGAATtttagatcagcggcgtgattTATTTTGAACAgaggcgcgccgatgcaaaaatataATCGGCAGCGTAAAAACTGTCGCCCACCTCTAACAGGAATTCAAAAGAATCTGAATTGAATCTGATTTAAAACTGATCTGACTCTAAACTGGGACGGAACTGGAACTCAACTGAAGTTgcactggaactgaactggaactgaaacagaactgaaactgaactggaactgaactggaactgaactggaactgaactggaactgaactggaactgaactggaactgaactggacctgaactggaactgaactggaactgaactggaattgaaactgaactggaactgaactggaactgaactggaactgaactggaactgaactggaactgaactggaactgaactggaactgaactggaactgaactggaactgaactggaactgaactggaactgaactggaactgaactggaactgaactggaactgaactggaactgaactggaactgaactggaactgaactggaactgaactggaactgaactggaactaaactggaactgaactgaaactgaactggaactgaactggaactgaattAGAACTGAGCTGGAACTgtactggaactgaactggaactgaactggaactgaactagaactgaactggaactgaactggaactaaactggaactgaactggaactgaactggaactgaactggaactgaattggaactgaactggaactgaactggaactgaactgaaactgaactggaactgaactggaactaaactggaactgaactggaactgaactgaaactgaactggaactgaacttgAACTGGactaaaactgaactgaaactgaactggaacttaactggaactgaactggaactgaactgaaactgaactgaaactgaactgaaactgaactgaaagtgaactgaaactgaactgaaactgaactgaaactgaactgaaactgtaATGGAACAGATCTGGAACTGAACtagaactgaactggaactgaactggaactgaactggaactgaactggaactgaactggaactgaactggaactgaaatggatctgaactggaactgaactggaactgaactgaaactgatctggaactgaactggaactgaactggaactaaactggaactgaactggaactgaactgaaactgaactgaaactgaactggaactgaactggaactggactaaaactgaactggaacttaactggaactgaactggaactgaactggaactgaattggaactgaactggaactgaactggaactgaaactgaactggaactgaactggaactgaactggaactgaactggaactgaactggaactgaactggaaccgaactggaactgaactggaactgaactggaactgaactggaactgaactggaactgaactggaactgaactggaactgaactggaactgaactggaactgaactggaactgaactggaactgaactggaactaaactggaactgaactggaactggaacTGAAATGGAATTGAACTGGAACGGAAATTGAACTAAattggaactgaactggaattgaactgaaactggaactgaactggaactgaactggaactgaaatgGAACAGATatggaactgaaactgaacaaaaactgacctggaactgaactggaactgaactgggactgtactggaactgaactggaactgaactggaactgaactgaactgaaatgaaactgaactggaactgaactgaaactgaactggaactgaactggaactgaactgcaactgaaatggaactgaactggaactgaactgaaactgaactggaactgaactggaactgaactggaactgaactggaactgaactggaactgaactggaactgaactggaactgaactggaactgaactggatctgaactggaactgaactggaactgaactggaactgaactggaactgaactggaactgaactggaactgaactggaactgaactggaactgaactggaactgaactggaactgaactggaactgaactggaactgaactgaaactgaactggaactgaactggaactgaactggaactgaactgaaactgatctggaactgaactggaactaaactggaactgaactggaacagaacaggaactgaactggaactgaactggaactgaattggacctgaactggaactgaactggaactgaactggaactgaactggaactgaactggaacagaactggaactgaactggaactgaactggaactgaactggaccTGAACTGGacctgaactggaactgaactggaactgaactggaactgaactgaaactgaactggatctgaactggaactgaactgaaactgatctggaactgaactggaactgaactggaactgaactggaactgaactgaaactgaactgaaactgaactggaactgaactggaactgaactgaaactgaactggaactgaactgaaactgaactggaactgaactggaactgaattGGAACTGAattggaactgaactggaactgaactggaactgaactggaactgaactggaactgaactggaactgaactggaactgaactggaactgaactggaactgaactggaactgaactggaactgaactggaactaaactggaactgaactggaactgaactggaactgaactggaactgaactggaactgaactggaactgaactggaactgaactggaactgaactggaactgaactggaactgaactggaactaaactggaactgaactggaactgaactggaactgaactggaactgaactgaaactgaactgaaactgaactggaactgaactggaactgaactggaactgaactggaactgaactggaactgaactggaactgaactggaactgaactggaactgaactggaactgaactggaactgaactggaactgaactggaactgaactgaaactgaactgaaactgaactggaactgaactggaactgaattggaactgaactggaactgaactggaactgagctggaactgaactggaactgaactggaactgaactggaactgaactggaactgaactggaactgaactgggactgaactggaactgaactggaactgaactggaactgaactggaactgaactggaactgaactggaactgaactggaactgaactggaactgaactggaacagaacaggaactgaactggaactgaactggaactgaactggaactgaactggaactgaactggaactgaactggaactgaactggaactgaactgaaactgaactggatctgaactggaactgaactggaactgaactgaaatcgaaatgaaactgaactggaaccgaactggaactgaactgaaactgaattgaaactgaactgaaactgaattgGAACTATACTGGAACTGAGCTGGAAACGAACTGGAACTTAACGgggactgaactggaactgaactggaactgaactggaactgaactggaactgaactgaaactgaactgaaactaaactgaaactgaactggaactgaactggaactaaactggaactgaactggatctgaaattgaaatgaaactgaactggaactgcgCTGAATCCGAACTGAAATTGAACTTGacctgaactggaactgaactggaactgaactggaactgaaactgaactggaactggtactgaactgaaatttaaatggaactgaactggaactgaactgaaactggaactgaactggaaattAATTGAAACAGGTTTGGAAataaactgaaactgaactggaactgaactggaactgaactggaactaaactggaactgaactgaaactgaaccgaAAAAGACTCGATCTGAACTGGAACAGAATTGGAACGGATTTGTGGCTGATTTGGAGCTGAACAGCAACTTAATTGGTACTAAATTGAAACAGATCTGTAAACAAACTAAAACTCAACTTAATCTCAATTAAACTGAACTGAAATGTAATTGAACTGGAACTGAATTAAAGCTGAACTTAAACTGAATTGGAACTGAATCGGAATcaaagttgaaataaaaataaattaaaacatttACGAAATCGTTGTTTTTGTACAGAAGTGAATTCATATTAACTAATAGGCCTCGAATGCTTATCATAATTCAACTCGAATGCTTTTCATAATAACACAAAGCAATAGAATTGGAAAGCTTTTTGATTGTTCATTTTTTCGTCCTGTTTCAAAACTGCCCGATTTCCACCACCATTGGTGAGGTTGCCCTAACGCGAAACGAGCGCTGCAAGTAGCCGGCGCGCCGCATCACCGACCAGAATCAGAGAAGCGAAGAAGCAAACTCtattaaaagtttaaaataatttgtaaataatattaatgtagaaaaaaaaacgctaTACGCTACGACCGGGCAGGGTAATCAAATGGGTGAAGATGTCGGCGATGATGTGATGGGGAGGGGGGACGGCAAACACTTCTGGCCGTGAGCTACGACGAGGAAACTAGTTGCGCGAGCAGATGCTGCTGGGCGGGGGAAAATTGTAGCAAATAAATTTCAAGCTGGGAAGACTATAAAAAAGGTGATAGCTGCTACTGCCGTCGCTTCGGTTAACTGCAGCTGCCGGGATGTTAGCTGGACGAGGAAGGCGGAAAGCAGTTTGTGAAAAGCTTGTTTGTGGAAGAGTGAAGGCGAAGTTAGAGAAAAAAGTGATGCCATGGGAAGGGGAAGCTTTCCATAGATAGCAGTCGGCGGTGGGCGGAATGGTGGAATCCTTCTTACATTAAGTTCATAGATGGACGACGACAGGTGGGCAGAGTAAGCAGCAGCGGGTGGAGATGAGATACTACTACTGAATAAGCATCACGGATGGTAGTTTGATAGAGTATAAATTGTGAGAAAATGACCCTGTGGCGGCGACGAAGGATGGCTGGAAAAAGCATGGTTTGAACTTTTATTTTGTTGATCAGTTCTTTGAAATATGTGCGATGAGATAAAAATAGCGAGATATAACATGGCAGTGGGCGTATAAATTTACTTCAAAGAATTAAGTTCATTTATTGGGTATTTATTTCGTGGTATTAGAAGTAAAGTTAATCAATCTTTGACTTATGAGATATTTCATTATCTGTCAGGGATTTTAGAGGCGCTTCTGTTGAAAAATGGCTTGAGAAACGTGACGTAGAATCCAATCGCTTTTTAGGTACATAacgaaattgttgaaattttggcaACGTAAatagtgaattttttttccaaatatttgttcGCCAATTGTAACAAGAATTCCAGTGaactgaaattcattcaaaaactaTTTTCCGGAATACCTTTGTTAATTTTCTTAGGAAATGAACcaacacgaaacaaaattaaTTCCAGGTACCATATTTGAAAG
Encoded proteins:
- the LOC134211603 gene encoding carbonic anhydrase-related protein 10 isoform X3, with product MLCGRGRSGPAKWITHAISRPAFWGLINPEWSLCNKGRRQSPVNLEPQRLLFDPNLRSLHIDKHRVSGSIANTGHSVIFTVNNETAPSSGILQVPVNLTGGPLSYRYRFHEIHVHYGLHDQFGSEHSVEGYTFPAEIQIFGYNSQLYANFSDAIFRAQGIVGVAILVQLGDLSNPELRMLTDQLERIRFGGATAPVRRLSVRDLLPDTEHYMTYEGSTTAPACHETVTWIVMNKPIYITKQQLHAFRRLMQGGNDHPKAPLGNNFRPPQPLLHRPVRTNIDFRNKQEKGGKICPTMYKDVHYKANSWKHN
- the LOC134211603 gene encoding carbonic anhydrase-related protein 10 isoform X2, translated to MLGWCTYAMSAVSWEEWWTYDGISGPAFWGLINPEWSLCNKGRRQSPVNLEPQRLLFDPNLRSLHIDKHRVSGSIANTGHSVIFTVNNETAPSSGILQVPVNLTGGPLSYRYRFHEIHVHYGLHDQFGSEHSVEGYTFPAEIQIFGYNSQLYANFSDAIFRAQGIVGVAILVQLGDLSNPELRMLTDQLERIRFGGATAPVRRLSVRDLLPDTEHYMTYEGSTTAPACHETVTWIVMNKPIYITKQQLHAFRRLMQGGNDHPKAPLGNNFRPPQPLLHRPVRTNIDFRNKQEKGGKICPTMYKDVHYKANSWKHN
- the LOC134211603 gene encoding carbonic anhydrase-related protein 10 isoform X1; this translates as MGLVSYATVLTLLHLLHIPAMSAVSWEEWWTYDGISGPAFWGLINPEWSLCNKGRRQSPVNLEPQRLLFDPNLRSLHIDKHRVSGSIANTGHSVIFTVNNETAPSSGILQVPVNLTGGPLSYRYRFHEIHVHYGLHDQFGSEHSVEGYTFPAEIQIFGYNSQLYANFSDAIFRAQGIVGVAILVQLGDLSNPELRMLTDQLERIRFGGATAPVRRLSVRDLLPDTEHYMTYEGSTTAPACHETVTWIVMNKPIYITKQQLHAFRRLMQGGNDHPKAPLGNNFRPPQPLLHRPVRTNIDFRNKQEKGGKICPTMYKDVHYKANSWKHN